One segment of Methanolinea mesophila DNA contains the following:
- a CDS encoding cation:proton antiporter — MEGIVLALFVCLILALITKRLSLPSIPFYILAGLLLGQSGLQLVASDAVSQFLTQLGLLFLLFFLGLEIKPDRIWHNQSAILQSGLIDLQINGLIGFLAAYALGFTLFDSIIVAAAFFISSTAMAVTSLIENKKLLMRESETIVWLMIFEDIVLIIFLAFIGTTTEHPLIILAKILVVLGAIIAITHYGKRYIISVLKRDDELPVLLTFSAVLGIAALAVSIGIPESFMVIAFGTILGTIDPIAFELHSRPFKDVFLVVFFVFFGISVDIFAGGVSILAIIAVSLLAIGSKLLSGIAIGKVIHKSSSSGVEIWSNTIGRGEFSIAIAALYGSAVVSGTIAAMVIVTSIVGAFVAKYSQNLQGAMRKMKKGPPAPALPQVPAPAEEA, encoded by the coding sequence ATGGAAGGCATCGTCCTTGCCTTATTCGTCTGCCTGATACTCGCGCTCATCACCAAGCGGCTTTCCCTCCCCTCGATACCTTTTTACATCCTGGCGGGGCTGCTCCTGGGCCAGAGCGGACTACAGCTGGTGGCTTCCGACGCGGTCTCCCAGTTCCTGACCCAGCTCGGGCTGCTCTTCCTGCTCTTCTTCCTGGGACTCGAGATCAAACCGGACCGTATCTGGCACAACCAGTCGGCAATACTCCAGAGCGGGTTAATAGACCTCCAGATCAACGGCCTCATAGGTTTTCTCGCCGCGTATGCGCTTGGATTCACCCTCTTTGACTCCATCATCGTCGCTGCGGCGTTCTTCATCAGCAGCACCGCGATGGCGGTCACCTCCCTGATAGAGAACAAGAAGCTCCTGATGAGGGAGTCGGAGACGATCGTCTGGCTGATGATCTTCGAGGATATTGTCCTGATAATCTTCCTGGCCTTCATCGGGACCACAACCGAGCACCCCCTGATAATCCTCGCCAAGATCCTTGTCGTGCTCGGGGCGATCATCGCCATCACCCATTACGGGAAACGGTATATCATATCAGTCCTTAAAAGGGACGACGAACTCCCCGTGCTCCTCACCTTCTCGGCCGTGCTGGGTATCGCCGCCCTCGCGGTGTCTATCGGGATCCCCGAATCCTTCATGGTCATCGCATTCGGGACGATCCTCGGCACCATCGATCCCATCGCGTTCGAGCTTCACTCACGCCCGTTCAAGGACGTGTTCCTGGTGGTCTTCTTTGTCTTCTTCGGGATCAGCGTCGATATCTTCGCAGGAGGGGTCTCGATCCTCGCGATCATCGCGGTGAGCCTGCTGGCAATAGGGAGTAAACTCCTCTCGGGGATCGCCATCGGGAAAGTCATACATAAGAGCTCATCTTCCGGTGTAGAGATATGGTCGAATACCATCGGAAGGGGAGAATTTTCCATTGCAATCGCGGCGTTGTACGGGTCTGCGGTGGTATCGGGCACCATCGCAGCGATGGTCATCGTCACCTCCATCGTGGGCGCGTTCGTCGCAAAATACAGCCAGAACCTGCAGGGTGCGATGCGGAAAATGAAAAAAGGGCCGCCGGCACCCGCCCTTCCGCAAGTCCCGGCCCCTGCGGAAGAAGCCTGA
- a CDS encoding putative phosphothreonine lyase domain-containing protein, translating to MSDVEPDALADVAYGLFELMLNQELRARGEALYLLVEGNTDFRMQFDQIFDRFSGEYPQLAEALLSRFTDTDTIYGLIREGEGVTPSMTTQMYWIVQDAPGVAPEAIQDELAGKWLIFLPPEEVDDAWKKVRDATWRGELGISAKVSTAKPNPDSRDNMKVIYVYTPDWRDEEDVMRVRERLRGLGFVDRIGYKRNIETFQGQYSQKGKKVTFYSA from the coding sequence ATGAGCGATGTCGAGCCGGATGCACTGGCCGATGTAGCATACGGACTGTTCGAGCTGATGCTGAACCAGGAGCTCCGGGCCCGGGGGGAGGCGCTCTACCTGCTGGTGGAGGGGAACACCGACTTCCGTATGCAGTTCGACCAGATCTTCGACCGGTTTTCGGGAGAGTACCCCCAGCTCGCGGAGGCCCTCCTTTCCCGTTTTACCGACACCGATACCATCTATGGACTTATCCGGGAGGGCGAAGGAGTCACTCCCAGCATGACGACGCAGATGTACTGGATCGTCCAGGACGCTCCCGGCGTTGCCCCCGAGGCAATCCAGGACGAACTCGCGGGAAAATGGCTCATCTTCCTCCCCCCCGAGGAAGTCGACGACGCCTGGAAGAAGGTCCGTGATGCCACCTGGCGTGGTGAGCTCGGGATATCCGCGAAGGTGAGCACCGCAAAACCGAACCCCGACTCCCGGGACAATATGAAGGTGATCTATGTCTATACCCCGGACTGGCGTGACGAAGAGGACGTCATGAGGGTCAGGGAACGTTTGAGAGGACTCGGGTTCGTGGATCGCATCGGCTATAAGAGAAACATCGAAACATTCCAGGGCCAGTACAGCCAGAAAGGGAAAAAAGTTACGTTCTATAGTGCCTGA
- a CDS encoding tetratricopeptide repeat protein has product MVVLLAGTMVMPVAATTQMEESVTLVQTGNDLLVQGRYGDALIAFDSAIEKDPYSSLAWNGRGMALLKMGAVKGAPEAFKKAVEIDPYYVTAWDNLGDSYTYLGSCNDAIDAYDRAIAINPNDLYAMVHKGMCLQELGKPDEAMQLYGDVVRLADYEVRKHPNDARYDARIWANKGDALYRLGRYQEAMDAYSVALQINPKMEQALSGRKAVETVFKVPSQTPGGVPPPLESLTPTPSPTPSAPVSCLPVCGALGILLLIYCRRTGKYR; this is encoded by the coding sequence ATGGTGGTGCTCCTCGCGGGAACCATGGTGATGCCTGTCGCAGCCACGACCCAGATGGAAGAGTCCGTCACCCTGGTCCAGACCGGGAACGACCTGCTGGTCCAGGGGAGGTACGGGGATGCCCTGATCGCGTTCGACAGTGCGATCGAGAAGGACCCGTACAGCAGCCTGGCATGGAACGGGAGAGGTATGGCGCTCCTGAAGATGGGTGCGGTCAAAGGAGCCCCGGAAGCCTTCAAGAAAGCGGTGGAGATTGACCCCTATTATGTGACCGCCTGGGATAACCTCGGGGATTCGTACACCTACCTGGGCAGCTGTAACGATGCGATCGACGCCTATGACAGGGCGATAGCGATCAATCCGAACGATCTTTATGCAATGGTCCATAAAGGGATGTGTCTCCAGGAACTGGGAAAACCCGACGAGGCCATGCAGCTCTATGGGGATGTCGTCAGGCTCGCTGATTACGAGGTCCGGAAACACCCTAACGACGCCCGCTATGATGCCCGGATATGGGCGAACAAGGGGGATGCTCTCTACCGTCTTGGCCGGTACCAGGAAGCGATGGATGCGTACTCGGTGGCTCTTCAGATCAACCCCAAGATGGAACAGGCACTCAGCGGCAGGAAAGCGGTAGAGACGGTGTTCAAGGTGCCGTCCCAGACCCCCGGAGGGGTTCCGCCTCCGCTGGAGTCGCTTACCCCTACCCCCTCGCCGACCCCCTCTGCGCCGGTCTCCTGCCTGCCGGTATGCGGTGCGTTAGGTATTCTTCTCCTCATATACTGCCGGAGGACCGGGAAATACCGGTAG
- a CDS encoding GNAT family N-acetyltransferase produces MEKSYEVRVMKPGEVDLALSWAEQEGWNPGIHDGECFYRIDPSGFFIAETGGKPVATAVVANYSSEFSFGGLFIVHPEYRGKGAGTCISRHAMAHAGTRNLGIDGVLAMQPKYAERDGFIFAYRNKRFEGRGGGDVPEGLVPGREVSFREIDRFDRDHFPAPRSPFLEAWLSQADSRTLVEFGKDGSVAGFGTIRTCFSGFKIGPLFAGGPEAADRLYRGLAAYAPGLPVFLDVPEPNRDGILLAARYGMELVFETARMYTRNVPDLPLREIFGVTSFEMG; encoded by the coding sequence ATGGAGAAATCGTATGAAGTACGGGTTATGAAACCCGGCGAGGTGGACCTTGCACTGTCGTGGGCCGAACAGGAGGGTTGGAACCCCGGGATCCACGACGGCGAATGTTTCTACCGGATCGATCCCTCGGGTTTTTTTATCGCCGAAACCGGCGGGAAGCCGGTGGCCACGGCGGTCGTGGCGAATTATTCCTCTGAATTCTCATTCGGCGGACTTTTCATCGTCCATCCTGAATACCGGGGAAAGGGCGCCGGAACCTGCATCTCCCGCCACGCAATGGCCCATGCAGGAACGCGGAACCTCGGGATCGACGGGGTGCTGGCCATGCAACCCAAATATGCAGAGAGGGACGGGTTTATCTTCGCGTACAGGAACAAGCGTTTTGAGGGGCGGGGCGGGGGAGATGTCCCGGAAGGCCTCGTACCCGGCAGGGAGGTTTCCTTCCGGGAGATCGACCGCTTCGACCGCGACCATTTCCCCGCTCCCCGCTCTCCATTTCTGGAAGCCTGGCTATCGCAGGCCGACAGCCGGACCCTGGTAGAGTTTGGAAAGGACGGAAGTGTTGCAGGGTTCGGGACAATCAGGACCTGTTTTTCCGGGTTCAAGATTGGACCCCTCTTTGCCGGAGGCCCGGAGGCGGCGGACAGGTTGTACCGGGGTCTGGCAGCATATGCACCCGGCCTCCCGGTCTTCCTCGACGTTCCCGAACCGAACCGTGACGGGATTCTGCTCGCCGCCCGCTACGGAATGGAACTGGTGTTCGAGACCGCGAGGATGTATACGCGGAATGTCCCCGACCTCCCCCTCCGGGAGATCTTCGGAGTGACGTCCTTTGAGATGGGGTGA
- a CDS encoding sulfide-dependent adenosine diphosphate thiazole synthase codes for MELNEITISRAIVATQMDLLLDYMEMDVAVVGGGPSGLAAAALLGKEGLKVGVIEKKLSIGGGMWGGGMMFPRIVVQEEAKRLLDLFGIRSRRYDEGYYVASSVESVSKLTAAACEAGAEFFNLTSVEDVMIKDDGRVSGLVINWTAVEMGGLHVDPLTLGCRYAVDATGHDAVVARLVAKKGKGLEVKGEGFMWADRAESRILAHTREVYPGLIVTGMAANAVSGENRMGPVFGGMLLSGEKAASIVLEQLRG; via the coding sequence ATGGAACTGAACGAGATTACCATTAGCAGGGCCATCGTTGCCACCCAGATGGACCTGCTCCTCGACTATATGGAGATGGATGTGGCGGTGGTGGGAGGGGGACCTTCGGGCCTGGCCGCCGCCGCCCTCCTTGGGAAAGAGGGACTCAAGGTGGGAGTCATAGAGAAGAAGCTCTCCATCGGTGGTGGAATGTGGGGCGGTGGAATGATGTTTCCCCGGATCGTTGTCCAGGAAGAGGCGAAGAGACTGCTGGACCTTTTCGGGATACGCTCCAGGAGGTATGATGAGGGATACTACGTCGCCTCCTCGGTCGAATCGGTCTCGAAACTTACCGCCGCGGCTTGCGAGGCCGGTGCCGAGTTTTTTAACCTCACCTCGGTGGAAGACGTGATGATCAAGGATGACGGCAGAGTAAGCGGTCTTGTGATCAACTGGACTGCTGTCGAGATGGGGGGTTTGCACGTCGATCCTCTTACCCTCGGCTGCCGTTATGCCGTCGACGCGACCGGCCACGACGCGGTAGTGGCGAGACTGGTGGCAAAGAAGGGGAAAGGGCTCGAAGTGAAGGGTGAAGGCTTCATGTGGGCCGATCGCGCCGAGTCCAGGATCCTTGCCCATACGAGGGAGGTCTACCCGGGTCTGATCGTCACCGGGATGGCGGCCAATGCGGTCTCGGGCGAGAACCGGATGGGGCCGGTCTTCGGGGGCATGCTTCTCTCTGGCGAGAAGGCCGCTTCCATCGTTCTTGAACAGCTTCGCGGCTGA
- the rlmH gene encoding 23S rRNA (pseudouridine(1915)-N(3))-methyltransferase RlmH, whose protein sequence is MTAMQIQIVAAGKIRESYLLEGIQEYVKRLRPYADLSIAEISEVAVPPRASPSEVRTILEREGERILAALREPAVTVALTPDGEEWTSGELAGFLGTLEIEGKGRVAFLIGGSLGLSPQVLSRAEVRLSLSRMTFPHQMCRLILLEQIYRAFRIKTGQPYHK, encoded by the coding sequence ATGACCGCAATGCAGATCCAGATCGTCGCCGCGGGGAAGATCAGGGAGTCATACCTGCTCGAGGGAATCCAGGAGTATGTCAAAAGATTACGCCCCTATGCCGATCTTTCCATCGCGGAGATTTCAGAAGTGGCGGTCCCTCCGAGGGCTTCCCCTTCGGAGGTGCGGACGATCCTCGAACGGGAGGGCGAACGCATCCTCGCGGCGTTGCGGGAGCCTGCAGTCACCGTCGCCCTTACCCCGGACGGGGAAGAATGGACGAGCGGGGAGCTTGCCGGGTTCCTGGGCACGCTCGAGATAGAGGGAAAAGGGAGGGTAGCGTTCCTGATCGGGGGGAGCCTCGGGCTTTCTCCCCAGGTCCTTTCTCGTGCGGAAGTGCGCCTCTCGCTCTCCAGGATGACGTTTCCCCACCAGATGTGCCGGTTGATCCTGCTTGAACAAATCTACCGGGCATTCCGGATTAAGACCGGACAGCCCTACCATAAGTGA
- a CDS encoding YIP1 family protein — translation MTTDFIDRVRGFLQNPVEAFRKSRGDSFGTSFTYYIILVIIYAALSTVIAAIIGAAGMFLGLPGPIGAMLPAFVFIYSIVVSIVLWFVFGLWLHLWVYVLGGRKGILQTVNAVYYGNTPYLLLGWIPFVSIIGIVWSFVLWILGVRELQEISTAKAIAAVVIAIAIVIIVLILIAMYFIATLISVTPLGPIYGSGPAF, via the coding sequence ATGACAACAGATTTCATCGACAGGGTCAGGGGATTTCTGCAAAACCCGGTCGAAGCGTTCCGGAAGTCCAGGGGGGACAGTTTCGGCACCTCCTTTACCTACTATATCATCCTGGTCATCATTTACGCGGCTCTGTCCACGGTTATCGCCGCAATAATCGGAGCCGCCGGAATGTTCCTCGGACTGCCCGGCCCAATAGGGGCGATGTTACCCGCGTTCGTTTTCATCTATTCGATCGTCGTCAGCATCGTGCTCTGGTTTGTCTTCGGGCTCTGGCTCCATCTCTGGGTGTATGTCCTCGGCGGAAGGAAAGGGATACTCCAGACCGTCAATGCGGTGTATTACGGGAATACGCCGTACCTCCTGCTGGGCTGGATACCGTTTGTGAGTATCATCGGGATTGTCTGGAGTTTCGTGCTCTGGATCCTCGGCGTACGGGAACTGCAGGAGATCTCCACGGCAAAAGCAATCGCCGCGGTCGTTATTGCGATTGCCATTGTTATCATTGTCCTTATCCTCATTGCGATGTATTTCATCGCCACCCTGATCTCTGTCACCCCCCTTGGTCCGATATACGGCTCGGGGCCGGCATTCTGA
- a CDS encoding TIGR04084 family radical SAM/SPASM domain-containing protein produces MTVLFYHLILTDSCNLCCSYCRGKAFALEDESPGAVDVDIGLPPDFDLDLGILFRFLGKDPDAVLTFYGGEPLLRDDLVRQIMDRAPVKRYMIQTNGLRLDRLGPEYLMRFETILVSLDGSPDLTDRNRGEGVYRRVMRNVQALRDCGAQGELIARMTVTETTDIHREVQFLADNNDYSFGSIHWQIDANFWADYRQRSFREWVETSYNPGIRLLVREWVERMQDEGSVQKWYPFLGTVRDLLADRPSPLRCGAGHSNYTILTDGHIVPCPVMIGMKKYYLGHVAVSDPRDLPRFEYDRNCEGCGISSFCGGRCLYANLVNPWPPDHRKIVCSTVQNLHDALRTEIPRIKELISGGVLREEDFQYTRYNGCEIIP; encoded by the coding sequence GTGACCGTTTTGTTTTATCACCTGATCCTGACCGATTCGTGCAATCTGTGCTGTTCGTATTGCAGGGGAAAGGCATTCGCGCTCGAGGATGAAAGCCCCGGCGCCGTGGATGTTGATATCGGGCTTCCGCCGGACTTCGATCTCGACCTCGGAATTCTTTTCAGGTTCCTTGGGAAGGACCCGGACGCCGTGCTGACCTTTTACGGAGGAGAGCCGCTTCTCCGGGACGACCTGGTCCGGCAGATCATGGACCGCGCCCCGGTGAAGCGGTATATGATCCAGACGAACGGCCTCCGGCTCGACCGGCTCGGGCCGGAGTATCTCATGAGGTTCGAGACAATTTTGGTCTCACTGGACGGATCCCCCGACCTTACCGACCGTAACAGGGGCGAGGGGGTCTACCGGCGGGTAATGCGGAACGTCCAGGCGCTCCGTGACTGCGGCGCTCAGGGTGAACTTATCGCCCGGATGACCGTGACCGAGACGACCGATATCCACCGGGAGGTGCAGTTCCTCGCGGACAACAACGATTATTCGTTCGGTTCGATCCACTGGCAGATCGATGCCAATTTCTGGGCGGATTACCGTCAACGTAGCTTCCGCGAATGGGTGGAGACGAGTTACAACCCGGGGATACGACTGCTCGTCCGGGAATGGGTGGAAAGGATGCAGGATGAAGGAAGTGTGCAGAAATGGTACCCGTTTCTCGGGACCGTCCGTGACCTCCTGGCGGATCGTCCCTCCCCCCTGCGGTGCGGAGCCGGGCATTCCAACTACACGATCCTTACCGACGGGCATATCGTCCCGTGCCCGGTGATGATAGGGATGAAGAAGTACTACCTTGGACATGTCGCCGTGTCGGACCCCCGGGACCTTCCCCGTTTCGAATACGACCGGAATTGTGAAGGGTGCGGGATCTCCTCGTTCTGCGGGGGGAGGTGCCTTTACGCAAACCTGGTGAACCCCTGGCCGCCGGACCACCGTAAAATCGTCTGCAGCACCGTGCAGAACCTCCATGATGCCCTGCGCACCGAGATCCCCAGAATTAAGGAACTTATCTCCGGGGGGGTCCTGCGGGAAGAGGATTTCCAGTATACCCGGTACAACGGTTGCGAGATAATCCCCTGA
- the htpX gene encoding zinc metalloprotease HtpX: MKWKRDWGLTMRIWLTMFLLFLVYLVFIAVLAYLGLGLPFLIGIVFVLAFVQYFFSDKLVLWSTRARVVAPDEYPELHRMVERLAGEAGIPKPRVAVMQSPVPNAFATGRSPKHAVVAVTDSILRLLSPRELEAVLAHELSHVKNRDVLTLTLASFLAMLAALIMNNFIFAAMFSRERDSPWIIAGIVAIIVYFVSQLLILALSRYREFAADRGSAYITRSPRDLITALQKISNKMDYVPPQAKQQVETANAFFIIPALSGRTLMELFSTHPPLEKRIANLEKVELELRGY, encoded by the coding sequence ATGAAATGGAAGCGCGACTGGGGCCTCACCATGAGGATCTGGCTCACAATGTTCCTGCTCTTCCTGGTGTACCTCGTGTTCATCGCAGTCCTGGCGTACCTGGGGCTGGGGCTGCCGTTCCTCATCGGGATTGTATTCGTACTGGCGTTTGTACAGTATTTCTTCTCGGACAAGCTGGTACTCTGGAGCACGCGGGCGAGAGTCGTAGCACCCGACGAATACCCTGAACTCCACCGGATGGTGGAACGGCTTGCCGGCGAGGCAGGTATCCCTAAACCCCGGGTAGCAGTCATGCAGAGCCCGGTCCCGAACGCATTCGCGACCGGCAGGAGCCCGAAGCACGCGGTGGTCGCGGTCACCGACTCTATCCTCAGGCTCCTCTCGCCCCGGGAGCTCGAAGCCGTGCTCGCACACGAACTCTCCCACGTGAAGAACCGGGATGTGCTCACCCTCACCCTGGCCAGTTTCCTGGCCATGCTCGCCGCCCTGATCATGAACAATTTCATCTTCGCGGCGATGTTCTCCCGTGAACGCGACAGCCCGTGGATCATTGCGGGTATCGTGGCCATCATCGTGTACTTCGTCAGTCAGCTGCTCATACTGGCCCTCTCGCGCTACCGTGAGTTCGCGGCGGACAGGGGAAGCGCCTATATCACCCGGAGCCCGAGGGACCTCATCACCGCCCTGCAGAAGATCTCGAACAAGATGGATTACGTCCCCCCGCAGGCCAAGCAGCAGGTCGAGACGGCGAATGCCTTCTTCATCATCCCGGCGCTCTCGGGGAGGACGCTCATGGAGCTCTTCTCCACCCACCCGCCGCTCGAGAAGAGAATCGCGAACCTGGAAAAAGTCGAGCTTGAACTGCGGGGTTACTGA
- the sepS gene encoding O-phosphoserine--tRNA ligase encodes MRFDVNYFRDLSRENFERAWHEGPGVLTPARGEEHYPRLAYRRARPHPVFETVQRLREVYLAIGFDEASNPLIVEEQEIYRQFGPEASAVLDRVFYLGGLERPNQGIGKEELEGIATITGKPVSKDEEDRLREILQSYKKSAIDGDDLVHATSEALGIDDGLTVEIYERVFRAFRELTPKSSRNTLRSHMTSGWFMTLSAIWDRSPLPIRMFSIDRCFRREQEEGPTRLMSYHSASCVVAGEDVTIEDGKAVSHALLSAFGYTDFSFRPDEKRSKYYMPDTQTEVYARHPVHGWVEVATFGLYSPSALSEYGIGIPVMNLGMGVERLAMIAYQSSDVRQLTHPQFFPRELSDLEIARAIHYREDPGSPEGLRLAEAITTTATTNGSATGPCSFLAFEGAIAGRELRVFVEEPEENARLCGPACGNELFVYNGSVLGVPDNEKWKEVREKGVPAGISYLGAVAALAASRIEEGARCGNPVLVQVKMAKLPSDINLRIEEYAMRSITDNKRKVDVRGPVFLTVRSILE; translated from the coding sequence ATGAGATTTGATGTGAACTATTTCAGGGATCTCTCCAGGGAGAACTTCGAACGGGCATGGCACGAGGGCCCCGGCGTCCTCACCCCGGCACGGGGGGAAGAACACTACCCCCGCCTCGCCTATCGCAGGGCTCGCCCTCACCCGGTCTTCGAGACGGTGCAGCGGCTCAGGGAGGTCTATCTCGCCATTGGGTTCGATGAGGCATCGAACCCTCTCATCGTCGAGGAGCAGGAGATTTACCGTCAGTTCGGGCCGGAAGCGAGCGCCGTTCTCGACAGGGTGTTTTATCTCGGGGGGCTGGAGCGGCCGAACCAGGGGATCGGGAAGGAGGAGCTGGAGGGCATTGCGACCATAACCGGGAAGCCGGTATCGAAGGACGAAGAGGACCGGCTCCGCGAGATCCTGCAGTCCTACAAGAAATCGGCGATCGACGGCGACGACCTTGTCCACGCGACCTCCGAGGCCCTGGGGATCGACGACGGACTGACGGTAGAGATCTACGAGCGGGTCTTCCGGGCGTTCCGGGAGCTCACCCCGAAATCTTCACGGAACACCCTGCGGAGCCACATGACCAGCGGGTGGTTCATGACCCTCTCCGCGATCTGGGACAGGAGCCCCCTGCCGATCCGCATGTTCTCGATCGACCGTTGCTTCCGGAGGGAGCAGGAGGAAGGCCCGACGAGACTGATGAGCTACCACTCGGCGTCCTGCGTGGTCGCGGGCGAGGACGTGACCATCGAGGACGGAAAAGCCGTGAGCCATGCGCTGCTCTCCGCGTTCGGGTATACGGATTTCTCGTTCAGGCCCGACGAAAAACGTTCCAAGTACTACATGCCGGATACCCAGACCGAGGTCTACGCACGCCATCCGGTCCACGGCTGGGTAGAAGTGGCGACATTCGGGCTCTATTCGCCATCAGCCCTCTCAGAGTACGGGATCGGGATCCCGGTGATGAACCTGGGGATGGGAGTCGAGCGGCTGGCGATGATCGCCTACCAGTCTTCGGACGTGCGCCAGCTCACCCACCCCCAGTTTTTCCCCAGGGAGCTCTCGGACCTGGAGATCGCCCGGGCGATCCACTACCGGGAAGACCCGGGGAGCCCGGAGGGTCTCCGGCTGGCAGAGGCGATCACAACGACTGCGACTACGAATGGCTCCGCCACTGGTCCCTGCTCGTTTCTCGCGTTCGAGGGGGCGATTGCCGGGCGCGAGCTTCGGGTCTTTGTGGAAGAGCCTGAAGAGAACGCCAGGCTCTGCGGACCTGCCTGCGGAAACGAACTCTTTGTGTACAACGGATCGGTGCTCGGCGTCCCGGACAACGAGAAATGGAAAGAAGTCCGGGAAAAGGGGGTTCCCGCGGGGATCTCCTACCTCGGGGCGGTTGCGGCCCTCGCCGCATCACGCATCGAGGAAGGTGCACGCTGCGGCAACCCGGTCCTCGTCCAGGTGAAGATGGCCAAGCTGCCGAGCGACATCAACCTGAGAATCGAAGAATATGCCATGCGGTCCATCACCGACAATAAAAGGAAAGTGGACGTGAGGGGGCCGGTCTTCCTGACCGTCCGCTCCATCCTGGAATAA
- a CDS encoding cation:proton antiporter regulatory subunit, whose protein sequence is MGLRSINLPGIGTKYELETEKNDLIAIFFLKSGNIQMYTLPHDTPQPSVVEFSPGEARRLGTILSGAIMEADRESVEIAFSALSDLRISVHTFVFGKKMAGKSLEDLQVRAKTGVTIIAVSRGDKNVINPPPSFVFQAGDAVVAIGETDQLKKFEREILVG, encoded by the coding sequence ATGGGCCTTCGGTCGATAAATCTTCCCGGGATAGGGACCAAGTATGAACTGGAAACTGAGAAGAACGATCTGATCGCGATATTCTTTTTGAAAAGCGGCAACATCCAGATGTATACGCTCCCCCATGACACCCCTCAGCCAAGCGTGGTGGAGTTTTCACCGGGGGAGGCACGAAGGCTGGGGACCATACTCTCGGGGGCGATCATGGAGGCCGACCGGGAGAGTGTCGAGATCGCATTCTCGGCCCTGTCCGATCTCCGGATCAGCGTCCACACCTTCGTGTTCGGGAAGAAGATGGCCGGTAAAAGCCTGGAAGATCTCCAGGTGAGGGCAAAGACCGGGGTAACCATAATCGCCGTCTCCCGGGGAGACAAGAACGTAATTAACCCGCCTCCCAGTTTCGTGTTCCAGGCAGGGGATGCCGTGGTCGCGATAGGAGAGACGGACCAGCTGAAAAAGTTCGAGCGTGAAATACTGGTGGGGTAA
- a CDS encoding MarC family protein, whose product MADLIADLEFLALAVTSVLAIMNPVSTAAVYSVLTEETPEADRIRVMKSAMKLSLFVLIFFALTGQLIFSILGLTLPAFKIAGGILLVGVAFSMLNPKITEYSADQLENIAVVPLAFPLTCGAGTITTVILLTSEATNVPQLVSVYVAVIFAIIVSYLAMSYSHLLFRFVGHHEMKVIPRLMAVFVLAIAVQFIINGTGEALPQILSAGFPSLAGMK is encoded by the coding sequence ATGGCCGATCTCATCGCAGACCTTGAATTTCTGGCACTGGCCGTGACCTCTGTCCTGGCGATCATGAACCCAGTAAGCACCGCGGCGGTCTATTCTGTGCTCACGGAGGAGACCCCGGAAGCGGACCGTATCAGGGTGATGAAATCCGCAATGAAACTCTCCCTGTTCGTCCTGATCTTTTTCGCCCTCACCGGACAGTTGATCTTTTCCATCCTGGGCCTGACGCTCCCGGCCTTCAAGATTGCCGGAGGGATACTGCTGGTGGGGGTAGCGTTCTCCATGCTTAACCCGAAAATTACAGAGTACTCCGCGGACCAGCTCGAGAATATCGCGGTGGTCCCCCTCGCGTTTCCGCTCACCTGCGGGGCAGGGACGATCACCACGGTGATCCTCCTTACCTCGGAGGCCACGAATGTCCCCCAGCTGGTGTCCGTGTACGTGGCGGTGATATTCGCCATCATCGTCTCGTACCTGGCGATGAGCTATTCGCATCTCCTGTTCAGGTTCGTCGGTCACCACGAGATGAAGGTCATTCCCCGCCTGATGGCGGTCTTCGTCCTCGCGATCGCCGTCCAGTTCATCATCAACGGTACGGGGGAGGCGCTCCCGCAGATCCTCTCCGCAGGTTTTCCTTCTCTTGCCGGCATGAAATAA
- a CDS encoding DUF1894 domain-containing protein — protein MNVPHIGYEPEGNDTMVFRCINNLGDRFAIKDGTPEEVNRYIRTHCSEFVEIPPDVVIFRETRISLACPMLVGLDEKSGKIYLPFSKRCMGTFLVEIDARKEEFSFFRDQVGRIEESLDAGCGPGRSSPEKVAGAPEKNIKRVGRTSGSK, from the coding sequence GTGAACGTACCGCACATCGGGTACGAGCCCGAAGGGAACGACACGATGGTATTCCGCTGTATCAACAACCTTGGCGACAGGTTTGCCATAAAAGACGGCACTCCGGAGGAGGTGAACCGCTATATCAGGACTCATTGCAGCGAATTCGTGGAGATCCCCCCGGACGTCGTGATCTTTCGTGAGACCAGGATCAGCCTCGCCTGCCCTATGCTGGTCGGTCTGGATGAAAAATCCGGGAAAATCTATCTCCCGTTCTCCAAACGGTGCATGGGGACATTCCTCGTCGAGATCGATGCCAGGAAGGAAGAATTCTCTTTCTTCCGGGACCAGGTCGGACGCATAGAAGAGTCCCTGGATGCCGGTTGCGGACCCGGCCGCTCTTCCCCGGAGAAGGTTGCCGGGGCACCCGAAAAGAATATCAAAAGGGTTGGCAGGACCTCCGGGTCAAAATAG